One Polaribacter sp. SA4-12 genomic window carries:
- a CDS encoding PorP/SprF family type IX secretion system membrane protein, which yields MQSIYYKKNDIFDDLKNNITLMKLNYVRFCFFCVLFFSFKNYSQETLPIYQDYLSDNVFLVHPSAAGIGNSSKLRMTARQQWAGIPDAPALQTLSFHTKFSEESKAGYGFILFNDKNGYHSQKGVQGTYSYHLPLSDGRLFEQLSFGLGFTFVQNQADQRSFGNDDVAAIIQSTSYYNADFSVAYHKGGFSSYFTVKNLLLTAKNNLNVQEPLDLRNYIFSAGYYYGEDNYIQLEPSLMVQLRESTGQRIADFNIKAYKTFSETQIWAALSYRKSFDTNAIDNAQFISPIIGLNYDNLMFSYTYTNQMNDTVLTSSGFHQISVGINLWTRKQRGAACPNINSVFGGF from the coding sequence ATGCAAAGTATTTATTATAAGAAAAACGATATATTTGATGACCTTAAAAATAATATCACTTTAATGAAGTTAAATTACGTTCGATTCTGTTTTTTCTGTGTTTTATTTTTTTCTTTTAAAAATTATTCTCAAGAAACTTTACCTATATATCAAGATTATTTATCTGATAATGTGTTTTTGGTACATCCATCTGCAGCAGGTATAGGTAACTCAAGTAAACTTCGTATGACTGCAAGACAACAGTGGGCTGGTATACCAGATGCACCTGCTTTGCAAACATTAAGTTTTCATACAAAATTCAGTGAAGAATCTAAAGCGGGTTATGGTTTTATCTTATTTAATGATAAAAACGGTTATCATTCACAAAAAGGTGTTCAAGGTACATATTCTTATCATTTACCATTAAGTGATGGTCGTCTTTTTGAGCAACTTTCTTTTGGTTTGGGATTTACTTTTGTTCAAAATCAAGCAGATCAAAGATCTTTTGGTAATGATGATGTTGCAGCAATTATACAAAGTACAAGTTATTATAATGCAGATTTTAGTGTTGCTTACCACAAAGGAGGTTTTTCTTCTTATTTTACAGTAAAAAATTTATTACTTACTGCAAAAAATAATTTAAATGTTCAAGAACCTTTAGATTTAAGAAACTATATTTTCTCAGCAGGGTATTATTATGGTGAAGACAATTACATTCAGTTAGAACCTTCTTTAATGGTTCAGTTAAGAGAAAGTACTGGTCAAAGAATAGCTGACTTTAATATTAAAGCATATAAAACTTTTTCAGAAACTCAAATTTGGGCGGCATTGTCTTATAGAAAAAGTTTTGATACAAATGCTATTGATAATGCTCAGTTTATATCACCAATAATAGGTTTAAACTATGATAACCTTATGTTTTCATATACTTACACTAATCAGATGAATGATACCGTATTAACAAGCTCAGGATTTCATCAAATTTCTGTAGGTATTAATTTATGGACTAGAAAGCAAAGGGGAGCAGCTTGTCCTAATATCAATTCTGTTTTTGGAGGTTTTTAA